A region from the Arachis ipaensis cultivar K30076 chromosome B01, Araip1.1, whole genome shotgun sequence genome encodes:
- the LOC107631554 gene encoding BTB/POZ domain-containing protein NPY5-like isoform X1 yields the protein MVLPPNDWKQPVGEAAGLLGQALGQLGANFAPDLHFKPCEFEALIRVVPDAARESHDQLYIAMDISLKVHAGISDHENMRICSTLKHEKLSAEAETSIRNAYAMGKVRMAASEFEIVTRVVKNRNASECTESSGFVLWQMKQKWAFCGNSFQVWGDGYEPYQNKNG from the exons ATGGTGTTGCCACCTAATGATTGGAAACAACCAGTTGGTGAGGCAGCTGGCCTCTTAGGACAAGCTCTTGGACAATTGGGTGCCAATTTTGCTCCTGATCTCCATTTCAAACCTTGTGAATTTGAAGCATTGATTAGAGTGGTTCCAGATGCTGCAAGGGAATCTCATGATCAGTTATACATTGCCATGGATATTTCTCTAAAG GTTCATGCAGGAATAAGTGATCATGAAAACATGAGAATATGTTCCACATTGAAGCATGAAAAGTTGTCAGCTGAAGCT GAAACTtcaataagaaatgcatatgcaATGGGAAAGGTGAGGATGGCAGCTTCTGAGTTTGAAATTGTAACTAGAGTAGTGAAAAACCGGAATGCCTCTGAGTGCACAGAGTCCAGTGGATTTGTGCTCTGGCAGATGAAACAAAAATGGGCATTCTGTGGTAACTCTTTTCAGGTTTGGGGAGATGGCTATGAGCCATACCAAAACAAAAATGGATGA
- the LOC107631554 gene encoding uncharacterized protein LOC107631554 isoform X2, with product MVLPPNDWKQPVGEAAGLLGQALGQLGANFAPDLHFKPCEFEALIRVVPDAARESHDQLYIAMDISLKETSIRNAYAMGKVRMAASEFEIVTRVVKNRNASECTESSGFVLWQMKQKWAFCGNSFQVWGDGYEPYQNKNG from the exons ATGGTGTTGCCACCTAATGATTGGAAACAACCAGTTGGTGAGGCAGCTGGCCTCTTAGGACAAGCTCTTGGACAATTGGGTGCCAATTTTGCTCCTGATCTCCATTTCAAACCTTGTGAATTTGAAGCATTGATTAGAGTGGTTCCAGATGCTGCAAGGGAATCTCATGATCAGTTATACATTGCCATGGATATTTCTCTAAAG GAAACTtcaataagaaatgcatatgcaATGGGAAAGGTGAGGATGGCAGCTTCTGAGTTTGAAATTGTAACTAGAGTAGTGAAAAACCGGAATGCCTCTGAGTGCACAGAGTCCAGTGGATTTGTGCTCTGGCAGATGAAACAAAAATGGGCATTCTGTGGTAACTCTTTTCAGGTTTGGGGAGATGGCTATGAGCCATACCAAAACAAAAATGGATGA
- the LOC107631554 gene encoding BTB/POZ domain-containing protein At3g22104-like isoform X3 — protein MVLPPNDWKQPVGEAAGLLGQALGQLGANFAPDLHFKPCEFEALIRVVPDAARESHDQLYIAMDISLKVHAGISDHENMRICSTLKHEKLSAEAVRHLRNFNKKCICNGKGEDGSF, from the exons ATGGTGTTGCCACCTAATGATTGGAAACAACCAGTTGGTGAGGCAGCTGGCCTCTTAGGACAAGCTCTTGGACAATTGGGTGCCAATTTTGCTCCTGATCTCCATTTCAAACCTTGTGAATTTGAAGCATTGATTAGAGTGGTTCCAGATGCTGCAAGGGAATCTCATGATCAGTTATACATTGCCATGGATATTTCTCTAAAG GTTCATGCAGGAATAAGTGATCATGAAAACATGAGAATATGTTCCACATTGAAGCATGAAAAGTTGTCAGCTGAAGCTGTGAGACATCTTA GAAACTtcaataagaaatgcatatgcaATGGGAAAGGTGAGGATGGCAGCTTCTGA